A genomic region of Methanomassiliicoccus sp. contains the following coding sequences:
- a CDS encoding PAS domain S-box protein: MHGEVTIDEEVDILKADGSIGTFLISASPIKNNKGEIIGSMEIDNDITSLKKMERELTTTKASLEAIINQMPVCVAIAEATTGNIVMSNQAHNDLFTDPDPARTIFSNDGDVKFLNPDMTPMVWEEYPLTKAVMSGSTSIGSEAFLKYRDGKVKPILTCAAPVKDNNGHIRAGVSIIVDITEIKNHERKMQEKIQELTHLNSELHKYAYVTSQDLRESMKMISTYLQFIEKSS, from the coding sequence TTGCATGGTGAGGTAACTATTGATGAGGAGGTAGATATCTTAAAGGCAGATGGGTCAATTGGAACGTTCTTGATATCTGCATCTCCTATTAAAAATAATAAAGGAGAAATAATAGGGTCGATGGAGATCGATAATGACATCACCTCATTAAAGAAAATGGAGAGGGAGTTGACTACTACTAAAGCATCATTGGAGGCAATAATAAATCAGATGCCAGTATGTGTTGCGATAGCGGAGGCTACCACTGGAAATATCGTTATGTCGAACCAAGCCCATAATGATCTATTCACTGATCCGGATCCGGCAAGAACTATCTTCAGTAACGACGGTGATGTAAAATTCCTCAATCCAGATATGACTCCAATGGTCTGGGAGGAATATCCCCTGACGAAAGCAGTAATGTCCGGAAGTACTAGCATAGGTAGTGAAGCATTCCTAAAATACAGGGATGGAAAAGTAAAACCGATTCTAACTTGTGCCGCTCCAGTGAAAGATAATAATGGGCATATACGGGCAGGAGTATCGATCATTGTCGATATTACGGAGATAAAAAATCACGAGAGAAAGATGCAAGAAAAAATTCAAGAACTCACGCATCTTAACTCTGAACTGCATAAATATGCTTATGTCACCTCTCAGGATCTGAGGGAGTCCATGAAAATGATATCCACATACCTCCAGTTCATTGAGAAGAGTAGCTAA
- a CDS encoding hydantoinase/oxoprolinase family protein, with protein MDLGLGIDTGGTYTDAVIVDMKDGRVLCKAKALTTHHDLAQGIEMAIEKLDHMHFLHVGLMAISSTLATNAVVEGKGCRVGLIVIGHEIGSNIPVDEIVEIQGGHNLHGVPQSWLGIDQAKEFVTRVKNRVDAFAVSSYLSIRNPEHENIIKNMIHSISSSPVVCGHELSSALGFHERTITAVLNARLIPIVSDLIQSIKKVQERMNLNVPLMIVRGDGALMSETMARERPVETILSGPAASVIGAKTTTGHQDAVIVDVGGTTTDIGILRSGQPRLDAEGAMIGGRRTRVRAIDVFTSGIGGDSRIVVAGGKISLCANRAVPLCIGASSNKIILEKLRVLLTAHIRPVSLLSDLDNVPQATEFFVFSKDLPDVDLAPEHRKLLDMMRIEPRSFYELAGMANVHLTTINLKKLEALGMIYRVGLTPTDILHADGSYIEYDAVASKIAVGVQACQADMKIDDFIRAVMTLVEEKIAIDVVKKLIYEEIGEVPYDGVGAFLIENMIRGTGRQDLTCRPLLNKPIIGIGAPVKAYLPGVADRLNTKLVLPEHSEVGNAIGAISGNVVESIEMLIRPLKGLSMVDNPPCTLFWLQERKDFESTDAAINYAKEVGSNLVQKRAIESGVDSIEIIIENKRNEARINKSQRSSLLLDITLVITAIGKPQLFFES; from the coding sequence ATTGATCTAGGCCTGGGAATTGACACCGGGGGCACATACACGGATGCGGTCATAGTCGATATGAAGGATGGAAGGGTGCTATGTAAAGCAAAGGCCCTAACAACGCATCACGATCTTGCTCAAGGAATCGAAATGGCAATTGAAAAGCTAGATCATATGCATTTTTTACATGTAGGCCTCATGGCCATTTCATCCACCTTAGCCACTAATGCCGTAGTAGAGGGAAAGGGTTGCAGAGTCGGCCTAATTGTCATCGGACATGAGATTGGAAGTAACATCCCCGTGGACGAGATTGTGGAGATACAAGGGGGTCATAATCTCCATGGCGTTCCGCAATCTTGGCTGGGTATTGACCAAGCAAAGGAATTCGTAACAAGAGTAAAGAATAGGGTGGACGCCTTTGCTGTTTCAAGCTACCTGAGTATCAGAAATCCAGAACATGAGAATATAATAAAAAATATGATTCATTCGATTTCATCCAGCCCAGTAGTATGCGGCCATGAGCTTTCATCTGCCCTGGGTTTTCATGAGAGAACAATAACCGCTGTGCTAAATGCTCGCCTTATCCCAATTGTCTCAGACCTGATTCAGTCCATCAAAAAAGTGCAGGAACGGATGAACTTAAATGTCCCGCTTATGATCGTGAGAGGGGATGGAGCCCTTATGAGTGAGACGATGGCTAGAGAGAGGCCTGTGGAAACGATATTATCTGGTCCAGCCGCCTCTGTCATCGGAGCTAAAACGACAACTGGCCATCAAGATGCGGTAATTGTTGATGTAGGTGGGACCACCACTGATATTGGTATTCTGAGAAGTGGACAGCCGCGTTTGGATGCTGAAGGAGCAATGATCGGAGGAAGGAGAACAAGGGTTCGAGCCATCGACGTTTTCACATCAGGCATTGGTGGTGATTCTAGGATTGTAGTCGCGGGCGGCAAGATCTCTCTGTGTGCTAATCGGGCGGTGCCATTGTGTATAGGGGCAAGCTCCAATAAAATAATCTTGGAGAAATTAAGAGTCCTACTAACTGCTCATATAAGGCCAGTGTCATTGCTTTCCGACCTAGATAATGTTCCTCAAGCGACCGAATTCTTTGTTTTTTCAAAAGATCTGCCTGATGTGGACCTGGCACCAGAACATCGTAAGCTCTTGGATATGATGAGAATAGAACCACGCTCGTTCTACGAGCTAGCAGGCATGGCAAATGTGCATCTGACAACAATAAACCTAAAAAAGTTGGAGGCTCTTGGCATGATTTATCGTGTTGGCCTAACGCCAACAGATATCCTTCATGCAGATGGATCCTACATCGAGTATGATGCGGTAGCATCTAAAATCGCTGTGGGGGTGCAAGCTTGTCAAGCCGATATGAAGATAGATGATTTCATTCGAGCGGTGATGACCTTAGTAGAAGAGAAAATCGCCATCGATGTGGTGAAAAAACTCATTTATGAAGAAATAGGGGAAGTACCTTATGACGGCGTCGGAGCTTTTCTGATTGAAAACATGATTCGTGGCACTGGCCGACAAGACTTGACTTGCAGGCCATTGTTGAACAAACCGATTATTGGAATAGGGGCTCCAGTAAAAGCATACCTTCCTGGTGTGGCAGATCGTCTGAACACAAAACTGGTCCTGCCGGAACACTCCGAGGTTGGTAATGCCATAGGGGCGATATCAGGCAATGTAGTTGAATCAATTGAGATGCTGATACGTCCGTTAAAAGGTTTGAGCATGGTAGATAATCCCCCATGTACATTGTTCTGGTTGCAAGAGAGGAAGGACTTCGAGAGCACGGATGCAGCTATCAACTATGCCAAGGAGGTCGGCTCCAATCTGGTTCAGAAAAGGGCGATCGAATCTGGTGTTGATTCAATAGAAATTATAATTGAGAACAAACGAAATGAAGCTCGTATAAACAAGAGTCAAAGGTCCAGTCTCCTACTCGACATAACTCTTGTTATTACGGCCATTGGTAAGCCGCAACTCTTCTTCGAGAGCTAA